From the Peromyscus leucopus breed LL Stock chromosome 8b, UCI_PerLeu_2.1, whole genome shotgun sequence genome, one window contains:
- the LOC114687697 gene encoding junction plakoglobin: MEVMNLIEQPIKVTEWQQTYTYDSGIHSGVNTCVPSVSSKGIMDEEDACGRQYTLKKTTTYTQGVPQNQGDLEYQMSTTARAKRVREAMCPGVSGEDSSLLLATQVEGQTTNLQRLAEPSQLLKSAIVHLINYQDDAELATRALPELTKLLNDEDPVVVTKAAMIVNQLSKKEASRRALMGSPQLVAAVVRTMQNTSDLDTARCTTSILHNLSHHREGLLAIFKSGGIPALVRMLSSPVESVLFYAITTLHNLLLYQEGAKMAVRLADGLQKMVPLLNKNNPKFLAITTDCLQLLAYGNQESKLIILANGGPQGLVQIMRNYSYEKLLWTTSRVLKVLSVCPSNKPAIVEAGGMQALGKHLTSNSPRLVQNCLWTLRNLSDVATKQEGLESVLKILVNQLSVDDVNVLTCATGTLSNLTCNNSKNKTLVTQNSGVEALIHAILRAGDKDDITEPAVCALRHLTSRHPEAEMAQNSVRLNYGIPAIVKLLNQPNQWPLVKATIGLIRNLALCPANHAPLQEAAVIPRLVQLLVKAHQDAQRHVAAGTQQPYTDGVRMEEIVEGCTGALHILARDPMNRMEIFRLNTIPLFVQLLYSSVENIQRVAAGVLCELAQDKEAADAIDAEGASAPLMELLHCRNEGTATYAAAVLFRISEDKNPDYRKRVSVELTNSLFKHDPAAWEAAQSMIPINEPYADDMDATYRPMYSSDVPLDPLDMHMDMDGDYPMDTYSDGLRPPYPTADHMLA; the protein is encoded by the exons ATGGAGGTGATGAACCTGATTGAACAGCCCATCAAGGTGACTGAGTGGCAGCAGACATACACCTACGACTCAGGCATCCACTCAGGTGTCAATACCTGTGTGCCCTCCGTCAGCAGCAAGGGCATCATGGACGAGGAGGATGCCTGCGGCAGGCAGTACACACTCAAGAAGACCACCACCTATACACAGGGGGTGCCCCAGAACCAAG GTGACCTGGAGTACCAGATGTCCACGACAGCCAGAGCCAAGCGGGTTCGGGAGGCCATGTGTCCCGGTGTGTCAGGGGAGGACAGTTCTCTACTGCTGGCCACCCAGGTGGAGGGGCAGACCACCAATCTGCAGCGACTGGCGGAGCCGTCCCAGCTGCTCAAGTCGGCCATCGTACATCTCATCAACTACCAAGATGATGCAGAGTTGGCCACCCGGGCTCTGCCTGAGCTCACCAAGCTGCTCAACGATGAGGACCCG gtaGTGGTGACCAAGGCGGCTATGATTGTGAACCAGCTGTCCAAGAAGGAGGCATCCCGCCGTGCCCTAATGGGCTCGCCCCAGCTGGTGGCGGCTGTGGTGCGTACCATGCAGAACACCAGTGACCTGGATACAGCCCGATGCACCACCAGTATCCTACACAACCTCTCCCATCACCGGGAGGGGTTGCTCGCTATCTTCAAGTCTGGAGGCATCCCTGCCCTAGTCCGAATGCTCAG TTCTCCCGTAGAGTCTGTCCTGTTCTACGCCATTACCACGCTGCACAACCTGCTGCTGTACCAGGAGGGCGCCAAGATGGCGGTGCGCCTGGCGGATGGGCTGCAGAAGATGGTGCCCCTGCTCAACAAGAACAACCCTAAGTTCCTGGCCATCACCACTGACTGCCTGCAGCTCCTGGCCTATGGCAACCAGGAGAGCAAG CTGATCATCCTGGCCAATGGGGGACCCCAGGGGCTGGTGCAGATCATGAGGAACTACAGCTATGAGAAGCTCCTCTGGACCACCAGCCGTGTGCTCAAGGTGCTCTCCGTGTGTCCCAGCAACAAGCCCGCCATTGTGGAGGCCG GTGGGATGCAGGCTCTGGGCAAGCACCTGACGAGCAACAGCCCCCGCCTGGTGCAGAACTGCCTGTGGACTCTGCGCAACCTCTCGGATGTGGCCACCAAGCAG gagggcctggagagCGTGCTGAAGATCCTGGTCAACCAGCTGAGTGTGGATGACGTCAACGTCCTCACCTGCGCCACCGGCACCCTCTCCAACCTGACctgcaacaacagcaaaaacaagacGCTGGTGACACAGAACAGCGGTGTGGAGGCACTCATCCACGCCATCCTGAGAGCCGGCGACAAGGATGACATCACAGAGCCTGCTGTCTGCGCCCTGCGGCACCTTACCAGCCGCCACCCCGAGGCTGAGATGGCCCAGAACTCTGTGCGCCTCAACTATGGCATCCCGGCCATTGTGAAGCTGCTTAACCAGCCCAACCAGTGGCCACTGGTCAAG GCAACCATCGGCCTGATCCGGAATCTGGCCCTGTGCCCGGCCAACCATGCCCCACTGCAGGAGGCTGCCGTCATTCCCCGCCTTGTTCAGCTGTTGGTCAAGGCCCACCAGGATGCCCAGCGACATGTGGCCGCAGGCACCCAGCAGCCCTACACG GAtggtgtgaggatggaggagaTCGTGGAGGGCTGCACTGGAGCCCTGCACATCCTCGCCCGGGATCCCATGAACCGCATGGAGATCTTCCGGCTCAACACCATTCCCCTGTTTGTCCAG CTCCTGTATTCCTCCGTGGAGAACATCCAGCGTGTGGCTGCCGGAGTGCTGTGTGAGCTGGCCCAGGACAAGGAGGCTGCCGATGCCATCGATGCCGAGGGCGCCTCTGCCCCTCTCATGGAGCTCCTCCATTGCCGCAACGAGGGCACCG CCACCTATGCTGCCGCTGTCCTGTTCCGCATCTCGGAGGACAAGAACCCAGATTACCGTAAACGGGTGTCTGTGGAGCTCACCAACTCCCTCTTCAAGCATGACCCAGCTGCCTGGGAGGCT GCCCAGAGTATGATCCCAATCAACGAACCCTACGCGGATG ACATGGACGCCACCTACCGTCCCATGTACTCCAGCGATGTGCCTCTGGACCCCCTGGATATGCATATGGACATGGATGGGGACTACCCTATGGACACCTATAGCGACGGCCTGAGGCCTCCCTACCCCACTGCGGACCACATGCTGGCCTAG